The proteins below come from a single Crossiella sp. CA-258035 genomic window:
- a CDS encoding MFS transporter, with protein sequence MSGYRQVLALPHVGRLLASALLSRLAGEMLSLALVLHILAVSSSPVLAGSVLFAAWAPGVLLSPLAGAVLDRFGSVRAIGADQLASALLIGAIAAVATGPDDALPLVLLALLFSLTSPLGLAGIRTLMPRLVPDTALERANALDSGAYNLVEVTGPVLAGGLFAVAGGQLTLTVIAGLYAAAFLLLLTLPADAGRAEPAATTTGLLASAWAGVRYVLTNPLLRNLILCYAPYQLAWGVLTVAVPVLAPDTAGLLWGLAGVTGILGALLTGHRLTAGRERLAIAAGILASALAAAPLVAYGGIPGLVTGLLLLGFAAGPVNVGLLTLRQRRSDPAWLGRVLAVSISLNLIGHPVGSAIGGFLTAVSPALACTVAGLAAALGALLAWLLLPRD encoded by the coding sequence ATGTCCGGCTACCGCCAGGTGCTCGCGCTGCCGCACGTCGGGCGGCTGCTGGCCTCCGCGCTGCTGTCCAGGCTGGCGGGGGAGATGCTCTCGCTGGCGCTGGTCCTGCACATCTTGGCAGTGTCAAGTTCGCCGGTGCTGGCCGGTTCGGTGCTCTTCGCGGCCTGGGCGCCCGGCGTGCTGCTCAGCCCGCTGGCCGGGGCGGTGCTGGACCGCTTCGGCTCGGTGCGCGCCATCGGCGCCGACCAGCTGGCCAGCGCGCTGCTGATCGGCGCGATCGCCGCGGTGGCCACCGGCCCGGACGACGCGCTGCCGCTGGTGCTGCTGGCCCTGCTGTTCTCGCTGACCTCCCCGCTGGGCCTGGCCGGGATCCGCACCCTGATGCCCCGGCTGGTCCCGGACACCGCGCTGGAACGGGCGAACGCGCTGGACTCCGGCGCCTACAACCTGGTCGAGGTCACCGGCCCGGTGCTGGCCGGTGGCCTGTTCGCGGTGGCCGGCGGCCAGCTCACCCTGACCGTGATCGCCGGGCTGTACGCGGCGGCCTTCCTGCTGCTGCTCACCCTGCCCGCCGACGCGGGCCGCGCCGAACCCGCCGCCACCACCACCGGACTGCTCGCCTCGGCCTGGGCCGGGGTCCGCTACGTGCTGACCAACCCGTTGCTGCGCAACCTGATCCTCTGCTACGCGCCCTACCAGCTGGCCTGGGGCGTGCTCACCGTCGCGGTGCCGGTGCTCGCCCCGGACACCGCGGGCCTGCTCTGGGGCCTGGCCGGAGTCACCGGCATCCTGGGCGCCCTGCTCACCGGCCACCGCCTCACCGCGGGCCGGGAACGCCTGGCCATCGCCGCGGGCATCCTGGCCTCCGCGCTGGCCGCCGCCCCGCTGGTGGCCTACGGCGGCATCCCCGGCCTGGTCACCGGCCTGCTGCTGCTCGGCTTCGCCGCGGGCCCGGTCAACGTCGGCCTGCTCACCCTGCGCCAGCGCCGCAGCGACCCGGCCTGGCTGGGCCGGGTGCTGGCGGTCTCGATCAGCCTCAACCTCATCGGCCACCCGGTCGGCTCGGCCATCGGCGGCTTCCTCACCGCGGTCTCCCCGGCGCTGGCCTGCACGGTAGCCGGGCTCGCCGCGGCACTGGGCGCGCTGCTGGCCTGGCTGCTGCTGCCCCGCGACTAG
- a CDS encoding SDR family oxidoreductase, with product MSKPLIVITGASSGIGAATARLLSAHGHPLLLLARRLDRLTALGLPDTLCRRADVTDPAAVAEAVREAEAVHGPVDAIVNNAGVMLLGTLADQPAAEWDRMFEVNVKGLLGAIRAVLPGMVERGRGTIVNLGSVAGRKTFPDHTAYVGTKFAVHAMSENLREELAPTGVRVVTIAPGAVDTELLSHTSSESIKAGYREFTKASGMLAAESVAEAILFAYQQPQGVTIREIVLAATGQQP from the coding sequence ATGTCCAAGCCACTCATCGTGATCACCGGCGCCAGCTCCGGCATCGGCGCGGCCACCGCCCGCCTGCTCTCCGCGCACGGCCACCCGCTGCTGCTGCTCGCCCGCCGCCTCGACCGCCTCACCGCGCTGGGCCTGCCAGACACGCTGTGCCGCCGGGCCGACGTCACCGACCCGGCCGCGGTCGCCGAGGCCGTCCGGGAGGCGGAGGCGGTGCACGGCCCGGTGGACGCGATCGTCAACAACGCCGGGGTGATGCTGCTCGGCACACTGGCCGACCAGCCCGCGGCCGAGTGGGACCGGATGTTCGAGGTCAACGTCAAGGGCCTGCTCGGCGCGATCCGCGCGGTGCTGCCCGGCATGGTCGAGCGCGGCCGCGGCACCATCGTCAACCTCGGCTCGGTGGCCGGCCGCAAGACCTTCCCCGACCACACCGCCTACGTGGGCACCAAGTTCGCGGTGCACGCGATGTCGGAGAACCTGCGCGAGGAGCTCGCCCCGACCGGAGTCCGGGTGGTCACCATCGCGCCGGGCGCGGTGGACACCGAGCTGCTCTCGCACACCAGCAGCGAGTCGATCAAGGCGGGCTACCGGGAGTTCACCAAGGCCAGTGGCATGCTCGCAGCGGAGTCGGTGGCCGAGGCGATTCTCTTTGCCTACCAACAACCCCAGGGTGTCACCATCCGCGAGATCGTGCTCGCCGCCACCGGCCAGCAGCCCTAG
- a CDS encoding helix-turn-helix transcriptional regulator — MSAELREFLRTRRARLSPAEAGLPPHLGPRRVPGLRREEVAWLAGMSVDYYVRLEQGRNPGVSTEVLDAVARALRLDRTERAQLFDLVRCRGGRPQPAQRVNPALDRVLTALTGPAMILGHRLDVLAINPLGTLLYTDFADRPAGERNLVRHLFTDPAARERTGDWPSAARATVGALRRYGGCWPGDELLAELVAEMSSRDADFRRWWAAHDVLAYTHGDKVYRLPGLGELTLHFAALTLPDDPDQTLYAYTAEPGSPTEAALRRAALTTPGTAPSGSPAPSAAAATPAHRPAG, encoded by the coding sequence ATGTCCGCCGAGCTCCGTGAGTTCCTGCGCACCCGCCGGGCCCGGCTCAGCCCGGCCGAGGCCGGACTGCCGCCGCACCTGGGCCCGCGCCGGGTGCCGGGGCTGCGCCGGGAGGAGGTCGCCTGGCTGGCCGGGATGAGCGTGGACTACTACGTCCGCCTGGAACAGGGCCGCAACCCCGGCGTCTCCACCGAGGTGCTGGACGCGGTGGCCCGCGCGCTGCGGCTGGACCGCACCGAACGCGCCCAGCTCTTCGACCTGGTCCGCTGCCGGGGCGGCCGTCCGCAACCGGCGCAGCGGGTCAACCCCGCCCTGGACCGGGTGCTCACCGCGCTGACCGGACCGGCGATGATCCTCGGCCACCGGCTGGACGTGCTGGCCATCAACCCGCTGGGCACGCTGCTCTACACCGACTTCGCCGACCGCCCGGCCGGTGAGCGCAACCTGGTCCGGCACCTGTTCACCGATCCGGCCGCCCGCGAGCGGACCGGCGACTGGCCCAGCGCCGCCCGTGCCACGGTGGGCGCGCTGCGCCGCTACGGCGGCTGCTGGCCGGGTGATGAGCTGCTCGCCGAGCTGGTGGCGGAGATGTCATCGCGGGATGCGGACTTCCGGCGCTGGTGGGCCGCGCACGACGTGCTCGCCTACACCCACGGCGACAAGGTCTACCGGCTGCCCGGGCTCGGCGAGCTCACCCTGCACTTCGCCGCGCTGACCCTGCCCGACGACCCGGACCAGACCCTCTACGCCTACACCGCCGAACCCGGCTCGCCCACCGAGGCCGCGCTGCGCCGGGCCGCGCTCACGACTCCCGGAACCGCGCCGAGTGGCTCTCCTGCGCCATCCGCCGCAGCAGCGACACCAGCACATCGCCCAGCAGGGTGA
- a CDS encoding MerR family transcriptional regulator, with product MRIGDLSRHTGIPVPTIKYYQREGLLPYGERAGYNQVHYAEEHLRRLRLVRALVDLGRLPIATAKQVLTAVDDPENDLFKALGQVHYAVTERSGEAEPATGPVAELLERLGWQVSENNPSRVALAGLLGTLTELGHTELLSSLTDYAELAGRLAALDVGFLDHRGSQDEVLESAVVITLLGDVLVSLLRRMAQESHSARFRES from the coding sequence GTGCGCATCGGCGACCTCAGCAGGCACACCGGGATCCCGGTGCCGACGATCAAGTACTACCAACGCGAAGGGCTGCTGCCCTACGGCGAGCGGGCCGGGTACAACCAGGTGCACTACGCCGAGGAGCACCTGCGGCGGCTGCGGCTGGTGCGCGCGCTGGTGGACCTGGGCCGGCTGCCGATCGCCACCGCCAAGCAGGTGCTGACCGCGGTGGACGACCCGGAGAACGACCTGTTCAAGGCGCTGGGCCAGGTGCACTACGCGGTCACCGAACGGTCCGGCGAGGCCGAACCGGCGACCGGGCCGGTGGCGGAACTGCTCGAGCGACTGGGCTGGCAGGTCAGCGAGAACAACCCGTCCAGGGTCGCGCTGGCCGGACTGCTGGGCACGCTGACCGAGCTGGGCCACACCGAGCTGCTGAGCAGCCTGACCGACTACGCCGAGCTGGCCGGCCGGCTGGCCGCGCTGGACGTGGGTTTCCTGGACCACCGGGGCAGCCAGGACGAGGTGCTGGAGTCCGCGGTGGTGATCACCCTGCTGGGCGATGTGCTGGTGTCGCTGCTGCGGCGGATGGCGCAGGAGAGCCACTCGGCGCGGTTCCGGGAGTCGTGA
- a CDS encoding LuxR C-terminal-related transcriptional regulator produces the protein MELAGSTVLLVGEPSLRRTMAPRLTDLRVASVHQAASEAAALEFAALAGPCALAVVELAGPGAEGVRLVRELKSRGWPQVLVVVSVEEPWAVAAAYQAGAQGYLLRPGRTPPVPDPVWELSNREIDVLRLVADGHSNKEIAAELGLSARTVDTHLWRIGRRLGSGDRALLVTLALRAGIIT, from the coding sequence ATGGAACTGGCGGGGTCGACCGTGTTGCTGGTCGGCGAACCGTCCTTGCGCCGCACCATGGCGCCGCGCCTGACCGACCTGCGGGTCGCCTCGGTGCACCAGGCCGCCTCCGAGGCCGCCGCGCTGGAGTTCGCCGCGCTGGCCGGGCCGTGCGCGCTGGCCGTGGTCGAGCTCGCCGGGCCGGGCGCCGAGGGCGTCCGGCTGGTGCGCGAGCTGAAGTCCCGCGGCTGGCCACAGGTGCTGGTGGTGGTCTCCGTCGAGGAACCGTGGGCGGTGGCCGCGGCGTACCAGGCCGGCGCGCAGGGCTACCTGCTGCGCCCCGGCCGCACGCCGCCGGTGCCGGACCCGGTGTGGGAGCTGTCCAACCGGGAGATCGACGTGCTGCGCCTGGTCGCCGACGGCCACTCCAACAAGGAGATCGCGGCCGAGCTTGGCCTGTCCGCGCGCACCGTGGACACCCACCTGTGGCGCATCGGCAGACGGCTGGGCTCGGGTGACCGCGCGCTGCTGGTCACCCTGGCCCTGCGCGCCGGGATCATCACCTGA
- a CDS encoding GntR family transcriptional regulator: MTERTTGYDHRVPKYLAIYRALAAEIADGTHQPGAALPPQRQLADRFAVTLMTVRQALRALQDDGLVEARPGTGTFVRQPGFAYHLAGLRSLSEELTAQGLELRTTVLATELVTAPEEVAARLGLAPGERVLAVERLRSASPEPDAPVVPLLLQTSYLAERWVGRLAVDELREHSLYRLLGRAGRPVVSAQERLQAVALTAREAGLLERPVGSPALLSRRLSRDAAGEPLVDDRAILVGDGTVVVADRAATDVSLTYRTQNSPG; the protein is encoded by the coding sequence GTGACCGAGCGGACCACCGGCTATGACCACCGGGTGCCGAAGTACCTGGCCATCTACCGTGCGCTGGCCGCGGAGATCGCCGACGGCACGCACCAGCCGGGAGCCGCGCTGCCCCCGCAGCGCCAGCTCGCCGACCGCTTCGCGGTCACCCTGATGACCGTCCGGCAGGCCCTGCGCGCGCTCCAGGACGACGGCCTGGTGGAGGCCAGGCCCGGCACCGGCACCTTCGTCCGCCAGCCGGGCTTCGCCTACCACCTGGCCGGGCTGCGCAGCCTGTCCGAGGAGCTGACCGCCCAGGGCCTGGAGCTGCGCACGACGGTGCTGGCCACCGAGCTGGTGACCGCGCCGGAGGAGGTGGCCGCGCGCCTGGGCCTGGCCCCCGGCGAGCGGGTGCTGGCCGTCGAGCGGCTGCGCAGCGCCAGCCCGGAGCCGGACGCGCCGGTGGTGCCGCTGCTGTTGCAGACCTCGTACCTGGCCGAACGGTGGGTCGGGCGACTGGCGGTGGACGAGCTGCGCGAGCACTCCCTCTACCGGCTGCTCGGCCGGGCGGGCCGTCCCGTGGTCAGCGCGCAGGAGCGGTTGCAGGCGGTCGCGCTGACCGCGCGCGAGGCCGGGCTGCTCGAACGACCGGTCGGTAGCCCGGCGCTGCTGAGCCGCCGCCTCAGCCGGGACGCGGCGGGCGAACCCCTGGTCGACGACCGCGCGATCCTGGTCGGCGACGGCACGGTGGTGGTGGCCGACCGCGCCGCCACCGATGTCAGTCTCACCTACCGCACCCAGAACTCACCTGGGTAA
- the trpB gene encoding tryptophan synthase subunit beta, whose amino-acid sequence MGQPDATGRFGDFGGRFLPEALVPACREVEAAFLDAWHDPAFVAEYHRLLATYVGRPTPLTECVRLGERLGIRLLLKREDLAHTGSHKINNVLGQALLAKRMGRTKLIAETGAGSHGVATATAAALLGLDCTVHMGHTDMRRQELNVFRMELLGAEVVPAGVPGTAGTLKEATNAALRAWVSETETAHYCIGSVLGPHPYPYLVREFQRVIGEEARAQAAELLPSGLPDVVVACVGGGSNAAGTFAGFVDTTAELVGVEAAGGAGISGGTPGILHGFRSHFLQDGVQISEAHSISAGLDYPGVGPEHMHLAAEGRARYPTVTDAEALAAVRALAATEGILPALESAHALAWVQRAAGTAELPTGSTVLLTLSGRGDKDVHQIRENLSC is encoded by the coding sequence ATGGGGCAGCCCGACGCCACCGGTCGCTTCGGCGACTTCGGTGGGCGGTTCCTGCCGGAAGCGCTGGTCCCGGCCTGCCGGGAGGTGGAGGCGGCGTTCCTGGACGCCTGGCACGACCCGGCCTTCGTCGCCGAGTACCACCGCCTGCTGGCCACCTACGTCGGCAGGCCGACCCCGCTGACCGAGTGCGTGCGGCTGGGTGAGCGGCTGGGCATCCGGCTGCTGCTCAAGCGCGAGGACCTGGCGCACACCGGCTCACACAAGATCAACAACGTACTGGGTCAGGCGCTGCTGGCCAAGCGGATGGGCCGCACCAAGCTGATCGCGGAGACCGGCGCCGGCTCGCACGGGGTGGCCACCGCCACCGCGGCCGCGCTGCTCGGCTTGGACTGCACCGTCCACATGGGACACACCGACATGCGGCGGCAGGAGCTCAACGTCTTCCGGATGGAGCTGCTGGGCGCCGAGGTGGTCCCGGCCGGGGTGCCCGGCACCGCGGGCACGCTGAAGGAGGCCACCAACGCCGCGCTGCGCGCCTGGGTCAGTGAGACGGAGACCGCGCACTACTGCATCGGCTCGGTGCTCGGCCCCCACCCATACCCCTACCTGGTGCGCGAGTTCCAGCGGGTGATCGGCGAGGAGGCCCGCGCCCAGGCCGCCGAGCTGCTGCCCAGTGGCCTGCCGGATGTGGTGGTGGCCTGCGTGGGCGGCGGTTCCAACGCCGCGGGCACCTTCGCCGGGTTCGTCGACACCACCGCCGAGCTGGTCGGCGTGGAGGCCGCGGGCGGGGCCGGGATCAGCGGCGGCACGCCCGGCATCCTGCACGGCTTCCGCTCGCACTTCCTCCAGGACGGCGTGCAGATCTCCGAGGCGCACTCCATCTCCGCGGGCCTGGACTACCCGGGCGTCGGCCCCGAGCACATGCACCTGGCCGCCGAGGGTCGAGCCCGCTATCCCACGGTCACCGACGCCGAGGCGCTGGCCGCGGTCCGCGCGCTGGCCGCCACCGAGGGCATCCTGCCCGCGCTGGAGTCCGCGCACGCGCTGGCCTGGGTCCAGCGCGCGGCCGGCACCGCCGAACTGCCAACGGGTTCCACCGTGCTGCTGACCCTCTCCGGCCGCGGCGACAAGGACGTCCACCAGATCAGGGAGAACCTCTCGTGCTGA
- the trpA gene encoding tryptophan synthase subunit alpha — protein MLTLHSGRKLLIPYLMGGMTPDWLDHLRALAAAGADAIEIGLPFSDPMVDGPVVQEAAAAALARGATPETVLAELSTVDIGVPLVAMTYANVALGLPEFPARLAAAGISGVIVSDLPLEESGALRAAAGRAGVSVVPIAAPACPEDRLAEICAAASGFVYAMTAMRTTGVRAELAGAATGTVARIRRHATLPVVAGFGIGTPELAATVCAEADGVAVGSALVRLLLDGGTGAELADRLGGFRTALDQLSRAG, from the coding sequence GTGCTGACCCTCCATAGTGGACGCAAGCTGCTGATCCCCTACCTCATGGGCGGCATGACCCCGGACTGGCTGGACCACCTGCGCGCGCTGGCCGCGGCGGGCGCGGACGCCATCGAGATCGGCCTGCCGTTCTCCGACCCGATGGTCGACGGCCCGGTGGTGCAGGAGGCCGCCGCCGCGGCGCTGGCCCGCGGCGCCACCCCGGAGACCGTGCTCGCTGAACTGTCCACAGTGGACATCGGCGTGCCGCTGGTGGCGATGACCTACGCCAACGTCGCCCTCGGCCTGCCCGAGTTCCCCGCCCGGCTGGCCGCGGCGGGTATCAGCGGCGTCATCGTCTCCGACCTGCCGCTGGAGGAGAGCGGAGCGCTCCGCGCCGCCGCCGGGCGGGCCGGGGTCAGCGTGGTGCCGATCGCCGCCCCGGCCTGCCCGGAGGACCGCCTGGCCGAGATCTGCGCCGCCGCCAGTGGCTTCGTCTACGCGATGACCGCCATGCGCACCACCGGCGTCCGCGCCGAGCTGGCCGGGGCCGCCACCGGGACCGTGGCCCGGATCCGCCGCCACGCCACCCTCCCGGTGGTGGCCGGGTTCGGCATCGGCACCCCGGAGCTCGCGGCCACGGTCTGCGCCGAGGCCGACGGCGTGGCGGTCGGCTCCGCACTGGTCCGCCTGCTGCTCGACGGCGGCACCGGCGCGGAGCTGGCCGACCGGCTGGGCGGGTTCCGGACGGCCCTGGACCAGCTCAGCCGGGCCGGCTGA
- a CDS encoding response regulator transcription factor produces MHLLIVDDEEAVRDSLSRTLRFEGYTVSLAADGAEALARIRAEKFDGVVLDVMMPVRNGLDTCRELRAEGNFVPVLMLTARDEVADRVAGLDAGADDYLVKPFALQELLARVRAMLRRAGQGAGPEAPPSNVGETLVFADLRLDPGTREVSRNGRQLRLTRTEFAILETFLRHPRLVLTRTLVFEQVWGFDFGAASNGLDVYVGYLRRKLEAGGEPRLLHTVRGVGYVLREEPL; encoded by the coding sequence GTGCACCTGCTGATCGTGGACGACGAGGAGGCCGTGCGGGACTCGCTGTCCCGGACACTGCGCTTCGAGGGCTACACCGTCTCGCTGGCCGCCGACGGGGCCGAGGCGCTGGCGCGGATCCGCGCGGAGAAGTTCGACGGCGTGGTCCTGGACGTGATGATGCCGGTGCGCAACGGACTGGACACCTGCCGGGAGCTGCGCGCCGAGGGCAACTTCGTGCCGGTGCTGATGCTCACCGCGCGGGACGAGGTCGCCGACCGGGTGGCCGGGCTGGACGCGGGCGCCGACGACTACCTGGTCAAGCCGTTCGCCTTGCAGGAGCTGCTGGCCAGGGTGCGGGCCATGCTGCGGCGGGCTGGGCAGGGCGCGGGGCCGGAGGCGCCGCCGTCGAACGTGGGGGAGACCCTGGTCTTCGCGGACCTGCGGCTGGACCCCGGGACCAGGGAGGTCAGCCGGAACGGGCGGCAGCTGCGGCTGACCCGCACCGAGTTCGCCATCCTGGAGACCTTCCTGCGGCACCCCCGGCTGGTGCTCACCCGGACCCTGGTCTTCGAGCAGGTCTGGGGCTTCGACTTCGGCGCGGCCTCCAACGGGCTGGACGTCTACGTCGGCTACCTGCGCCGCAAGCTGGAGGCCGGGGGCGAGCCGCGGCTGCTGCACACCGTGCGCGGGGTCGGCTACGTGCTGCGCGAGGAACCGCTGTGA
- a CDS encoding ATP-binding protein encodes MKRLPARLAAWRWQELSLRGRLIVLVAGAVAVAVAAVSLGSWLLVKAKLDLNFDQQLRSYAQLAASAASPAEALERLYDADRPDRDGDRRFRPERGDMFVQFLDPDGSARIEGRDRTVPLSPAAVKVATGAAPDFSEDRELDDDRFRLLTVARPGGGAVQVGKDIHGLQETLGDLGFWHILVCLAGVAVAAGVGLVVARTALRPVETLTAGAERVARTQDLDQGISVQGSGEIARLAEAFNAMLVALAVSRDAQRRLVEDAGHELRTPLTSLRNNIELLVHAGRQTDPARVLPAEDRDRLLADLETQAGELTTLVGELVELAKTDRSAEEPHRLDLAEVVEAAVDRVRPRAANLRFQADLRHANVLGRPRALQRAVLNLLDNAAKWSPPGGLVTVTMTGLGDRVRIAVQDEGPGIPEADLPHVFQRFYRAEEARARPGSGLGLAIVDQIATLHGGQVAAGRGERGGAVVSITLPVADS; translated from the coding sequence GTGAAACGGCTGCCGGCCCGCCTGGCCGCCTGGCGGTGGCAGGAGCTCTCGCTGCGCGGGCGGCTGATCGTGCTGGTCGCCGGGGCGGTGGCGGTGGCGGTGGCCGCGGTGTCCCTGGGCTCCTGGCTGCTGGTGAAGGCCAAGCTGGACCTCAACTTCGACCAGCAGCTGCGCTCCTACGCCCAGCTCGCCGCCAGCGCCGCCTCCCCGGCGGAGGCCCTGGAGCGGCTCTACGACGCCGACCGGCCGGACCGGGACGGCGACCGGCGGTTCCGGCCCGAGCGCGGGGACATGTTCGTGCAGTTCCTGGACCCCGACGGCTCCGCGCGGATCGAGGGCCGGGACCGGACGGTGCCGCTGAGCCCGGCCGCGGTCAAGGTCGCCACCGGGGCCGCCCCGGACTTCAGCGAGGACCGGGAGCTCGACGACGACCGCTTCCGGCTGCTCACCGTGGCCCGGCCCGGCGGCGGCGCGGTACAGGTCGGCAAGGACATCCACGGGCTCCAGGAAACCTTGGGGGACCTGGGTTTCTGGCACATCCTGGTGTGCCTGGCCGGGGTCGCGGTGGCCGCCGGGGTCGGGCTGGTGGTGGCGCGCACCGCGCTGCGGCCGGTGGAGACGCTCACCGCGGGCGCCGAGCGGGTGGCCCGCACCCAGGACCTGGACCAGGGCATCTCGGTGCAGGGATCGGGGGAGATCGCCCGGCTGGCCGAGGCGTTCAACGCGATGCTGGTCGCGCTGGCCGTCTCCAGGGACGCCCAGCGCCGCCTGGTCGAGGACGCCGGGCACGAGCTGCGCACCCCGCTGACCAGTCTGCGCAACAACATCGAGCTGCTGGTGCACGCCGGGCGGCAGACCGACCCGGCCAGGGTGCTGCCCGCCGAGGACCGGGACCGGCTGCTCGCCGACCTGGAGACCCAGGCCGGGGAGTTGACCACGCTGGTCGGCGAGCTGGTCGAGCTGGCCAAGACCGACCGCTCCGCCGAGGAGCCGCACCGGCTGGACCTGGCCGAGGTGGTCGAGGCCGCGGTGGACCGGGTCCGGCCCAGGGCGGCCAACCTGCGCTTCCAGGCCGACCTGCGGCACGCCAACGTGCTGGGCAGGCCGAGGGCGCTGCAACGCGCGGTGCTGAACCTGCTGGACAACGCGGCCAAGTGGAGCCCGCCGGGCGGGCTGGTCACGGTGACCATGACCGGGCTCGGCGACCGGGTGCGGATCGCGGTGCAGGACGAGGGGCCGGGCATCCCGGAGGCCGACCTGCCACACGTCTTCCAGCGGTTCTACCGGGCCGAGGAGGCCCGCGCCCGGCCCGGCTCCGGCCTCGGCCTGGCCATCGTGGACCAGATCGCCACCCTGCACGGCGGCCAGGTCGCGGCCGGGCGTGGCGAGCGGGGCGGCGCGGTGGTGTCCATCACCCTGCCGGTCGCCGACTCTTAA
- a CDS encoding DUF998 domain-containing protein, with amino-acid sequence MTTTSRATTRPAPPPVAFVLLGVAGLLIGYLGFAYTVQVDPLWDPVSDYLFHAAPLFLAAVLCILIGGGFIVSRLPQDRPASVLFGLWAGGLLSVAAFPGNVSSTVSTVSGELHRFGGAVFMSCLPVAALRIAHVLSAAGRRVLALSRVRWAAVASLLTAASFGLAQLFPVLPQGLLQRVALVAHVLLLLALAPLMRSTPR; translated from the coding sequence GTGACCACGACCAGCAGGGCGACCACCCGACCGGCGCCGCCCCCGGTGGCCTTCGTGCTGCTCGGCGTGGCCGGACTGCTGATCGGCTACCTGGGCTTCGCCTACACCGTCCAGGTCGACCCGCTGTGGGACCCGGTCAGCGACTACCTCTTCCACGCCGCGCCGCTGTTCCTGGCCGCGGTGCTGTGCATCCTCATCGGCGGCGGCTTCATCGTGAGCCGGCTGCCGCAGGACCGGCCAGCGTCTGTCCTCTTTGGACTGTGGGCGGGCGGACTGCTGTCGGTGGCGGCCTTTCCCGGCAACGTGAGCAGCACGGTGTCCACTGTGTCCGGTGAGCTGCACCGCTTCGGCGGCGCGGTGTTCATGAGCTGCCTGCCGGTGGCCGCGCTGCGGATCGCGCACGTGCTCAGCGCCGCCGGACGGCGCGTCCTCGCGTTGAGCCGGGTGCGCTGGGCGGCGGTGGCCAGCCTGCTCACCGCGGCCAGTTTTGGCCTGGCGCAACTGTTCCCGGTGCTGCCGCAGGGCCTGTTGCAGCGGGTCGCGCTGGTGGCGCACGTGCTGCTGCTGCTCGCGCTGGCCCCGCTGATGCGGAGCACGCCCCGGTGA